A region of Paractinoplanes abujensis DNA encodes the following proteins:
- a CDS encoding adenylate/guanylate cyclase domain-containing protein encodes MAGRTELPSGLVTFVFTDIEGSTRLARMLGDDYGLVLGDHRSVMRTALSDFGGVELFTEGDSFFIAFHDPAMAVAACVEAQRQLSAFAWPGPDVAPRVRMGMHTGWARPVGGEYASVEVHRAARVAAAAHGGQILCSGATALALLTAGSDAPFAVTGRPETQEKLLDLGPHRLRGFDDDERIFQVLAPGLERDFPRPRTAAAPTDNLPVPLTDFVGRRAELTELTELVQRHRIVTVTGPGGAGKTRLALAVAGPLLPTYAEGVWTVDVAHSQQGLAPALAAALGVRTEPGRPVLETLLEHCAGRRMLLVLQTADTAPAACATLVRRLLARCPKVSVLVTSRVPLNVPGEVVWRIPPLAPADTFALLAERVAEACGGRHDDAGLEDVAALLEGSPLAVELAAARLRSLSPAQLAARLGDPLSALDPVEAEPGDRHESLRATLDWSYRTLSTPAASLLRRLAVFAGTVDLATVEWCGADALGALSELADKSLVEVVPGPRYRLSGQVRAYAARRLTAAGDERAVRDRHVAWALHTLESVMLDTDGQVRTTSLTEMTPYVPEWTTALRWAATKGSVRAGLRLALALDPWWREHGGASEGRDLLFRLYRRLDGVDVEPGVLGYAHLVHAGLSEDRSERTRFLDRAERIARAEENQALLVHSLAGHRTTLIEAGRHDEAEQLCREVIAQAERNGVAESALPAVIALAELLWRRDELNQAAELLGGARQAEANCPEHRGKRTVDWLLGMVALRRGDLVAGHDHLVVALRSRLRHGFRGSAADAVAAIAVRCAMGGDPATAAVLFGGAEAARGARRTEMFGRFWSAQQLSLRSALGDAAFDAAYADGVGLGFDRIVAMALAVEHPDLADGAARFAPTLQGS; translated from the coding sequence GTGGCGGGACGGACCGAGCTGCCGAGTGGGCTGGTGACCTTTGTGTTCACCGACATCGAGGGCTCGACACGGTTGGCCCGGATGCTCGGCGACGACTACGGCTTGGTCCTCGGCGATCACCGCTCGGTGATGAGGACTGCGTTGAGTGACTTCGGCGGTGTCGAGCTCTTCACTGAGGGTGACAGTTTCTTCATCGCTTTCCACGACCCGGCGATGGCCGTCGCGGCCTGTGTGGAGGCTCAGCGGCAACTGTCCGCATTCGCCTGGCCCGGTCCGGATGTCGCGCCCCGCGTTCGGATGGGCATGCACACCGGCTGGGCTCGCCCGGTCGGCGGCGAGTACGCCAGCGTCGAGGTGCACCGCGCCGCCCGGGTGGCCGCGGCCGCGCACGGCGGCCAGATCCTCTGTTCCGGCGCCACCGCGCTGGCTCTGCTGACCGCCGGCAGCGATGCCCCGTTTGCTGTGACCGGCCGGCCAGAGACGCAGGAGAAACTGCTCGATCTGGGCCCGCACCGGCTCCGCGGGTTCGACGACGACGAGCGCATCTTCCAGGTCCTCGCGCCCGGCCTGGAGCGCGATTTCCCCCGCCCGCGCACCGCCGCCGCGCCCACCGACAACCTGCCTGTGCCGTTGACCGATTTCGTCGGCCGTCGCGCTGAGCTGACCGAGCTCACCGAGCTGGTGCAGCGCCATCGCATCGTGACTGTCACGGGGCCCGGCGGCGCCGGCAAGACGCGCCTGGCGCTCGCGGTGGCTGGGCCGCTTCTTCCCACGTACGCCGAAGGGGTTTGGACGGTCGACGTCGCGCACTCGCAGCAGGGGCTGGCGCCTGCGTTGGCTGCGGCTCTCGGCGTGCGCACCGAGCCGGGTCGCCCGGTGCTCGAGACGCTGCTGGAGCACTGCGCGGGGCGCCGGATGCTGCTGGTCCTGCAGACCGCCGACACCGCGCCGGCCGCGTGCGCCACGCTCGTACGGCGTCTGCTGGCTCGTTGCCCGAAGGTGAGTGTGCTGGTCACGAGCCGGGTGCCGCTGAACGTGCCGGGGGAGGTGGTCTGGCGCATCCCGCCGCTCGCCCCGGCCGACACGTTCGCCTTGCTCGCCGAGCGGGTCGCGGAGGCGTGCGGTGGCCGGCACGACGACGCCGGGCTGGAGGACGTAGCGGCCCTGCTGGAGGGTTCGCCTCTGGCTGTCGAGCTGGCCGCGGCCCGGCTCCGTTCGCTTTCGCCGGCCCAGCTGGCGGCCCGCCTGGGCGATCCGTTGTCCGCGCTGGACCCGGTCGAGGCGGAGCCCGGGGACCGGCACGAGAGTCTGAGGGCCACTCTGGACTGGTCCTACCGGACGCTCAGCACGCCCGCCGCGAGCCTGTTGCGCCGGCTCGCGGTCTTCGCCGGCACGGTCGATCTGGCCACCGTGGAGTGGTGCGGCGCGGACGCGCTGGGTGCGCTGTCCGAGCTGGCCGACAAGTCGCTGGTCGAGGTGGTGCCGGGGCCCCGCTATCGGTTGTCCGGGCAGGTCCGCGCGTACGCCGCTCGTCGCCTGACCGCCGCCGGGGACGAGCGTGCGGTGCGGGACAGGCATGTCGCCTGGGCTTTGCACACGCTGGAGTCCGTCATGCTGGACACCGACGGCCAGGTCCGCACCACGTCGCTCACCGAGATGACCCCGTACGTGCCGGAGTGGACGACGGCGCTGCGCTGGGCCGCGACCAAGGGCAGTGTGCGCGCCGGGCTGCGGCTGGCCCTGGCCCTGGACCCGTGGTGGCGCGAGCACGGCGGGGCCAGTGAGGGTCGTGATCTGCTGTTCCGCCTGTATCGGCGGCTCGACGGGGTCGATGTGGAGCCGGGCGTGCTCGGTTACGCCCATCTGGTGCACGCCGGGCTGTCGGAGGACCGTTCGGAGCGTACGAGGTTCCTGGACCGGGCGGAGCGGATCGCCCGCGCCGAGGAGAACCAGGCGCTGCTGGTGCATTCGCTGGCCGGGCATCGGACCACCCTGATCGAGGCCGGCCGGCACGACGAGGCCGAGCAGCTGTGCCGTGAGGTGATCGCCCAGGCCGAGCGCAACGGGGTTGCCGAGTCCGCGCTGCCCGCCGTGATCGCGCTGGCCGAGCTGCTGTGGCGCCGCGACGAGCTGAATCAGGCGGCCGAGCTGCTCGGTGGCGCCCGGCAGGCCGAGGCGAACTGCCCCGAGCACCGCGGCAAACGGACGGTCGACTGGCTGCTCGGCATGGTCGCGTTGCGCCGCGGTGACCTGGTCGCCGGGCACGATCACCTGGTGGTGGCGCTGCGGTCACGGCTGCGGCACGGGTTCCGTGGTTCCGCGGCCGACGCGGTGGCGGCGATCGCGGTGCGCTGCGCGATGGGTGGCGACCCCGCGACCGCCGCGGTGCTGTTCGGTGGGGCCGAGGCGGCGCGCGGGGCCCGGCGTACGGAGATGTTCGGGCGTTTCTGGTCGGCCCAGCAGTTGTCGTTGCGTTCGGCGTTGGGCGACGCTGCCTTCGACGCCGCGTACGCGGACGGGGTGGGTCTGGGTTTCGACCGGATCGTGGCGATGGCGCTGGCCGTCGAGCACCCCGATCTCGCGGATGGCGCGGCCCGGTTCGCCCCGACGTTGCAGGGCAGCTAA
- a CDS encoding FmdB family zinc ribbon protein, producing the protein MPRYEFRCRACGDTFEVNRPMSEAAAPTACPQGHGDTVKLLSTVAFTGRGGSAPSRPAAPAGGGCCGGACGC; encoded by the coding sequence ATGCCGCGTTACGAGTTCCGCTGCCGCGCCTGCGGCGACACGTTCGAGGTCAACCGGCCGATGAGCGAGGCCGCCGCGCCTACCGCGTGCCCGCAGGGTCACGGCGACACGGTCAAGCTGCTTTCGACCGTCGCCTTCACCGGTCGCGGTGGCAGCGCCCCGTCCCGCCCGGCGGCCCCGGCCGGTGGTGGCTGTTGCGGCGGTGCCTGCGGCTGCTGA
- a CDS encoding phospholipase produces MTRRITLVLALALALLAPAGIARATTTDKATVLAGWTQPTAAGTAKWNAARLDREPWLSYGFDWSTDYCSASPERPLGFDFANACWHHDFGYRNYKDLGRFAANKARVDDTFYADMKRVCVRYSVLVRAACYSVAWTYYQAVRIFGSVSFVRQADLDRAERLMRTR; encoded by the coding sequence ATGACCCGACGCATCACTCTTGTCCTCGCCCTGGCGCTGGCCCTGCTCGCCCCGGCCGGGATCGCCCGGGCCACCACCACCGACAAGGCCACCGTGCTGGCCGGCTGGACCCAGCCCACCGCGGCCGGCACCGCCAAGTGGAACGCGGCCCGCCTCGACCGCGAACCCTGGCTGAGCTACGGCTTCGACTGGTCGACCGACTACTGCTCGGCCAGCCCGGAACGGCCGCTCGGCTTCGACTTCGCCAACGCGTGCTGGCATCACGACTTCGGCTACCGCAACTACAAGGACTTGGGCCGGTTCGCGGCGAACAAGGCGCGCGTGGACGACACGTTCTACGCCGACATGAAGCGAGTGTGCGTGCGCTACAGCGTGCTCGTGCGGGCCGCCTGCTACAGCGTGGCGTGGACCTACTACCAGGCCGTACGGATCTTCGGCTCGGTTTCCTTCGTGCGCCAGGCCGACCTCGACCGTGCGGAAAGGCTGATGCGAACCCGTTAG